The Desulfatibacillum aliphaticivorans DSM 15576 genome includes a window with the following:
- a CDS encoding MerR family transcriptional regulator: MKISELVKCTGVPKQTIHYYIRAGLLPKPEKTGSNSADYDQSYVERIHLIKELQNDFFFPLPTIKKVLWEHRSASKQALLKLRMEFFRPMEHYLGAGVKGDEAFLEATGLAARWLPKLKEWNLIGSLTENGESVYSQDDVSIGKVMVAMAKSGINRKSSFHPEITMSAIGKQFTDIVKILIDDFHQATEDAKNQEKQELALRGHEVMGVLFYHLYRKYARQFIEEGDGPGQN; the protein is encoded by the coding sequence ATGAAAATCAGCGAATTGGTCAAATGCACCGGAGTGCCCAAACAAACCATACATTATTACATCCGGGCCGGCTTGTTGCCCAAGCCGGAAAAAACCGGGAGCAACTCCGCCGATTATGACCAGAGTTATGTGGAACGCATTCATTTAATTAAGGAATTGCAAAACGATTTCTTTTTTCCGCTGCCCACGATCAAAAAGGTGTTGTGGGAGCACAGGAGCGCCAGCAAGCAGGCCTTGCTGAAGCTGCGCATGGAGTTTTTCCGGCCCATGGAGCATTACCTGGGGGCCGGGGTCAAGGGAGACGAGGCTTTTCTGGAAGCCACGGGCCTTGCGGCGCGCTGGCTGCCCAAGTTGAAGGAATGGAACCTGATCGGCTCTCTCACTGAAAACGGGGAAAGCGTATACTCCCAGGATGATGTGAGCATCGGAAAGGTCATGGTGGCCATGGCCAAATCCGGAATCAACCGCAAATCCAGCTTTCACCCTGAAATCACCATGTCCGCCATAGGCAAGCAGTTCACCGATATCGTCAAGATTCTCATTGACGACTTTCACCAAGCCACCGAGGACGCTAAAAATCAGGAAAAACAGGAACTGGCGCTGAGGGGGCACGAGGTCATGGGCGTGCTTTTTTATCATTTATATAGAAAATACGCCCGGCAATTCATAGAAGAGGGCGACGGCCCGGGGCAGAACTAA
- a CDS encoding ABC transporter substrate-binding protein, with amino-acid sequence MKSCKIIVVLMAGLALSWGLFLSTAAAKPIKIGVLGPMSFTQGEGHWNGATMAAEEVNAAGGIQVGKEKREIELVKVDTNEFLSIPDATNAVEMAVSRHKVDFLVGGFRTEAVLVMQDIAMESKTVFIGCGAAHPQLCTRVLDDYDTYKYWFRLTPINSSYLGKVDFILLGTAGAIIKKELGVEKVKVAIVAEKAAWADPIVAAAQKIIPEKMGMEVAGVWRPSPVATDCSAELSAIQRAGAHIVFTTFSSSVGLTFAKQMGELKVPAAPVGINVESQKSGFWEATNGAGNYVLTINTYNPVKISEFTIPFVEDYRKRYGEMPNYTAGTHDAIKILQVAIEKAGTINSDEVVKMLEATDLNTAAGRVVFDKSHDVTWGPNYVTALGTQWRDGEMKCVWPYNWEGVTYEGSVPYKLPPWMVEYWKNK; translated from the coding sequence ATGAAATCATGCAAGATCATCGTTGTACTTATGGCGGGACTGGCATTGTCCTGGGGGCTATTCCTGTCCACCGCGGCAGCAAAGCCGATTAAAATCGGTGTATTGGGCCCCATGTCCTTTACACAAGGCGAGGGGCATTGGAACGGCGCCACCATGGCCGCGGAAGAGGTGAATGCCGCCGGGGGCATTCAAGTCGGCAAGGAAAAACGGGAAATTGAACTGGTGAAAGTGGACACCAACGAGTTTTTGAGCATCCCGGATGCCACAAACGCCGTTGAAATGGCTGTCTCGCGCCATAAAGTGGATTTCCTCGTGGGTGGTTTCCGTACGGAAGCCGTGCTGGTGATGCAGGACATTGCCATGGAATCCAAAACGGTTTTCATAGGCTGCGGCGCCGCCCATCCCCAGCTTTGCACCCGAGTTTTGGACGACTATGACACCTATAAATACTGGTTCCGCCTGACTCCCATCAATTCCAGCTACCTGGGCAAGGTGGACTTTATTCTTCTCGGCACCGCCGGCGCTATCATCAAAAAGGAGCTTGGCGTTGAAAAAGTCAAGGTGGCCATTGTGGCTGAAAAAGCCGCCTGGGCCGACCCCATTGTGGCCGCCGCCCAAAAAATAATTCCCGAAAAAATGGGCATGGAAGTGGCCGGCGTATGGCGTCCTTCCCCGGTAGCCACCGACTGCTCCGCCGAGCTTTCGGCCATCCAGAGGGCCGGCGCTCATATCGTCTTCACCACCTTTTCCTCCTCCGTGGGCCTGACCTTCGCCAAGCAGATGGGCGAGCTCAAGGTCCCGGCCGCTCCTGTGGGCATCAATGTGGAAAGCCAGAAAAGCGGCTTCTGGGAAGCCACCAACGGGGCGGGCAACTACGTGCTGACCATCAACACTTACAACCCGGTAAAAATTAGCGAATTCACCATCCCCTTTGTCGAAGACTACAGGAAACGCTATGGGGAGATGCCGAACTACACGGCCGGCACCCATGACGCAATCAAAATTTTACAGGTTGCTATTGAAAAAGCAGGAACCATCAATTCCGACGAAGTCGTGAAGATGCTTGAAGCCACAGACTTAAACACCGCCGCCGGCAGGGTTGTGTTTGACAAGTCTCACGATGTCACCTGGGGCCCCAATTACGTGACCGCCCTTGGAACCCAATGGCGGGACGGCGAAATGAAGTGTGTATGGCCCTACAACTGGGAGGGCGTTACCTATGAAGGCTCCGTGCCCTACAAACTGCCGCCCTGGATGGTGGAATACTGGAAAAACAAGTAA
- a CDS encoding branched-chain amino acid ABC transporter permease — protein sequence MLVDMLIDGLIKGSVYALLAIGFSLVLGVARIINIAHTALYMTSAYMIYVGTKLLGLPAILCMLVAIALTILLGLLVYNFFIRPIQEHEAAMLISTIAVGMMLQEVFLMIFGGHYLGVEPLVRGYTTILGVKVTNQHLLALGLALIVLVSVRLFLMKTRTGLAIRSTANDREVANLMGMNVTGVAFVTMAVSVGLASIAGAIVAPLVTVEPTMWMHPLIMMLAIVVLGGLGSIEGSFVGAYILGFAESLVVFMVPMGSFLKDSVALTIMILVLLVRPEGLFGVSFEEER from the coding sequence ATGTTAGTTGATATGCTTATCGACGGCCTCATTAAAGGAAGTGTGTACGCCTTGCTGGCCATTGGATTTTCCCTGGTCCTGGGCGTGGCGCGGATTATCAATATCGCCCACACAGCTCTTTATATGACGTCGGCATACATGATTTACGTTGGAACCAAATTGCTGGGCCTGCCTGCCATTTTGTGCATGCTGGTGGCCATCGCCCTCACAATCCTTTTAGGATTGCTCGTATACAATTTTTTCATCCGGCCGATCCAGGAGCACGAGGCCGCCATGCTCATTTCCACCATTGCCGTGGGCATGATGCTTCAGGAAGTGTTCCTGATGATTTTTGGAGGCCACTACCTGGGTGTGGAACCTCTGGTCAGAGGGTACACTACCATACTGGGGGTGAAGGTAACCAACCAGCACTTGCTGGCTCTGGGACTGGCTCTTATTGTCCTTGTTTCCGTCCGTTTATTCCTTATGAAAACCCGCACGGGCCTGGCCATCCGTTCCACCGCCAACGACCGCGAAGTGGCCAATCTCATGGGCATGAACGTGACTGGCGTGGCTTTTGTTACCATGGCCGTATCCGTGGGGCTGGCGTCCATTGCGGGCGCCATTGTGGCGCCTCTGGTGACGGTGGAGCCCACCATGTGGATGCATCCCCTGATCATGATGCTGGCCATCGTGGTGCTGGGCGGCCTGGGAAGCATCGAGGGAAGTTTTGTGGGGGCGTACATCCTGGGATTCGCCGAGTCCCTGGTTGTTTTCATGGTGCCCATGGGGTCTTTTCTTAAGGATTCGGTAGCACTCACCATTATGATTTTGGTGCTGCTGGTCAGACCGGAAGGATTGTTCGGTGTATCCTTCGAGGAGGAGCGTTAG
- a CDS encoding branched-chain amino acid ABC transporter permease, which yields MRIVVTYIRRVLKILRAEVLVLPSRVTVMVFAIALLALPLVTQDYYILRIMILTSIFAILAASWDLLSGFTGQMNFGHALFFGVAAYVTALLNLRLGLPPYFSIPLGAMGAVLTGLIVGIPCLRLKGSYLALTTLAFPIILMGLVFAFPGITGGELGLSGLTKLTGSRVMDYYVTTSLMLILGGVMWKITDSNTGVILHAIREDEVAARAAGINTTRYKLLAFCLSGFFAGIAGGLYAHFMRLAGPSTLEIGLSFQVIIWSVFGGMVSIYGPIAGVYILNPFMEVLRIILDNFPSLPEMRMFIFAALVLLTLRFMPEGLIPWLRDKVESECPRCKVRNVFFRRSCRICNADMT from the coding sequence ATGCGTATTGTGGTTACATATATCCGCAGAGTGTTAAAGATCCTGCGCGCTGAAGTGTTGGTGCTGCCCAGCCGCGTGACGGTGATGGTTTTCGCTATCGCCTTGCTGGCATTACCCTTGGTGACACAGGACTATTACATTCTGCGCATCATGATATTAACGTCTATTTTTGCTATCTTAGCAGCGAGTTGGGATTTACTGTCCGGGTTTACCGGACAAATGAACTTCGGCCACGCACTTTTTTTCGGGGTGGCCGCCTATGTAACGGCCTTGCTTAATCTCAGATTAGGCCTGCCGCCGTATTTTTCCATTCCCCTGGGCGCCATGGGCGCTGTCCTGACAGGGCTTATCGTGGGCATTCCGTGCCTGCGCCTGAAAGGGTCCTACCTGGCTCTCACCACGCTGGCTTTCCCCATCATTCTCATGGGCCTCGTGTTCGCCTTTCCCGGCATCACCGGAGGCGAATTGGGGCTTTCCGGCCTGACCAAGCTGACGGGTTCCCGGGTGATGGATTATTACGTGACCACCAGTCTGATGCTGATCCTGGGCGGGGTCATGTGGAAGATTACCGACTCCAACACGGGAGTCATCCTCCACGCCATTCGGGAAGACGAAGTGGCTGCTAGAGCGGCAGGAATCAACACCACCCGGTACAAGCTCCTGGCTTTTTGCCTGAGCGGCTTCTTTGCGGGAATCGCCGGCGGGCTGTACGCCCATTTTATGCGTCTGGCCGGCCCTTCCACTCTGGAAATAGGCCTCTCGTTCCAGGTCATCATCTGGTCGGTTTTCGGCGGCATGGTCTCCATTTACGGCCCCATCGCCGGGGTGTACATCCTCAACCCATTCATGGAAGTGCTCAGGATCATCCTGGACAATTTTCCCAGCCTTCCGGAAATGCGGATGTTCATCTTTGCGGCCCTGGTTCTGCTTACGCTCCGGTTCATGCCCGAGGGGTTGATTCCCTGGCTGCGGGACAAGGTGGAGTCGGAATGCCCCAGGTGCAAAGTGCGTAATGTATTTTTCCGACGAAGTTGCCGAATATGCAACGCCGATATGACATGA